From the Gordonia bronchialis DSM 43247 genome, one window contains:
- the zwf gene encoding glucose-6-phosphate dehydrogenase gives MPKGPTGWTNPLRDPRDKRLPRIAGPSSLVIFGVTGDLARKKLMPAIYDLANRGLLPPSFALIGFGRRDWTDEDFAGVVHDAVREHTRTGFREEVWERLAEGFRFVQGTFDDDDSFDRLRDTLARLDVERGTDGNHAFYLSIPPNAFPTVCEQLDRSGLAKVEGDSWRRVVIEKPFGHDLQSAKELNAIVNSVFPESSVFRIDHYLGKETVQNILALRFANQLFDPLWSSHYVDHVQITMAEDIGLGGRAGYYDGIGAARDVIQNHLLQLMALVAMEEPISFEPKQLQAEKIKVLSATSNILPIAENTARGQYGPGWQGSQKVPGLIDEEGFDPDSTTETFAAIALEVDSRRWAGVPFYLRTGKRLGRRVTEIALVFKRAPHLPFDKTMTEELSQNALVIRVQPDEGITMRFGSKVPASSMEVRDVNMDFSYGTAFTEASPEAYERLILDVLLGEPSLFPVNEEVELSWEILDPVLEHWASEGRPDEYESGTWGPASAEKMLARTGRAWRRP, from the coding sequence GTGCCCAAGGGCCCGACCGGCTGGACCAATCCGCTACGTGACCCCCGTGACAAGCGCCTCCCCCGGATCGCCGGTCCCAGCAGCCTGGTCATCTTCGGCGTCACGGGTGACCTGGCCCGCAAGAAGCTCATGCCGGCGATCTACGATCTCGCCAACCGGGGGCTGCTGCCGCCGTCGTTCGCGCTGATCGGCTTCGGCCGTCGGGACTGGACCGACGAGGATTTCGCGGGCGTGGTGCACGACGCGGTCCGCGAGCACACCCGAACCGGTTTCCGTGAGGAGGTCTGGGAGCGGCTGGCGGAGGGCTTTCGCTTCGTGCAGGGCACCTTCGACGACGACGACTCCTTCGACCGGCTCCGCGACACGCTGGCCCGGCTCGACGTCGAACGCGGCACCGACGGCAATCACGCCTTCTACCTGTCGATCCCGCCGAACGCCTTCCCCACCGTCTGCGAGCAACTCGATCGCAGCGGGCTGGCGAAGGTGGAGGGCGACAGCTGGCGGCGCGTGGTCATCGAGAAGCCGTTCGGTCACGATCTGCAGTCGGCCAAGGAACTCAACGCGATCGTCAACAGCGTCTTCCCCGAGTCGTCGGTGTTCCGCATCGACCACTACCTCGGCAAGGAGACGGTGCAGAACATCCTGGCGTTGCGCTTCGCGAACCAGCTGTTCGATCCGCTGTGGAGTTCGCACTACGTGGACCATGTGCAGATCACGATGGCCGAGGACATCGGACTCGGCGGACGGGCCGGCTACTACGACGGGATCGGCGCCGCCCGTGACGTCATCCAGAACCACCTGTTGCAGTTGATGGCGCTGGTGGCGATGGAGGAACCGATCTCCTTCGAGCCCAAGCAATTACAGGCCGAGAAGATCAAGGTGCTCTCGGCGACGAGCAACATCCTGCCGATCGCCGAGAACACCGCCCGCGGCCAGTACGGTCCTGGCTGGCAGGGCAGCCAGAAGGTACCCGGACTCATCGACGAGGAGGGATTCGATCCCGATTCGACCACCGAGACCTTCGCCGCGATCGCCCTCGAGGTGGACTCCCGACGCTGGGCCGGGGTGCCGTTCTATCTGCGCACCGGAAAACGGTTGGGGCGCAGGGTCACCGAGATCGCGCTGGTGTTCAAACGGGCACCGCACCTGCCCTTCGACAAGACGATGACCGAGGAGCTCAGCCAGAACGCGCTGGTGATCCGGGTCCAGCCCGACGAGGGCATCACGATGCGCTTCGGATCGAAGGTTCCGGCGTCGAGCATGGAGGTCCGCGACGTCAACATGGACTTCAGCTACGGCACGGCGTTCACCGAGGCCTCCCCGGAAGCCTACGAACGCCTCATCCTCGACGTGCTGCTCGGCGAGCCGTCGCTGTTCCCGGTGAATGAGGAAGTCGAATTGTCGTGGGAGATCCTCGATCCGGTCCTCGAGCATTGGGCATCGGAGGGGCGGCCGGACGAATACGAATCGGGCACCTGGGGTCCGGCGTCGGCCGAGAAGATGCTGGCCCGGACGGGACGCGCCTGGCGCCGGCCGTGA
- a CDS encoding NAD(P)H-dependent oxidoreductase has product MRALWVSAHPDSHSLTGHLRTLGVHTLRSDGWQVTESDLYAMRWDPVLHTEGGPDVEAEQRKLLDADLVVLQFPLWWYGMPAIMKGWIDRVFEREFAYDVLDPVTGRARKYGDGGLVGRRALTVVTAGDRPGSLGPRGISGSIDDVLWPLLHGTLWYTGMSALRPHLITRARDVDADTIADVEEALTGRLHGVVDEQPIPYLPLNERYYDHSIALHPHVSPAECGNDAHRLA; this is encoded by the coding sequence ATGCGCGCACTCTGGGTCTCGGCACATCCCGATTCGCACTCCCTGACCGGGCATCTGCGCACACTCGGCGTCCACACGCTGCGTTCCGACGGCTGGCAGGTCACCGAATCCGATCTGTACGCGATGAGATGGGACCCGGTTCTGCACACCGAAGGCGGGCCGGACGTCGAGGCCGAACAGCGCAAGCTTCTCGACGCCGATCTCGTCGTCCTGCAGTTCCCGCTCTGGTGGTACGGCATGCCGGCGATCATGAAGGGCTGGATCGACCGCGTCTTCGAACGCGAATTCGCCTACGATGTCCTCGATCCGGTGACGGGACGGGCACGCAAGTACGGTGACGGTGGCCTCGTCGGGCGCCGGGCGCTGACGGTCGTGACGGCCGGCGACCGTCCGGGCAGTCTGGGACCCCGGGGTATCAGCGGAAGCATCGACGACGTACTGTGGCCCCTTCTGCACGGAACACTGTGGTACACGGGCATGTCCGCGCTACGGCCACACCTGATCACCCGGGCGCGAGACGTCGATGCCGACACCATCGCCGACGTCGAAGAGGCGCTGACCGGGCGGCTGCACGGCGTTGTCGACGAACAGCCGATCCCCTACCTGCCGCTCAACGAACGCTACTACGATCACTCGATCGCTCTGCACCCACACGTATCACCCGCGGAGTGCGGCAACGACGCACACCGACTGGCCTGA
- a CDS encoding alpha/beta fold hydrolase, whose translation MPAPTDAESFALGDFTLQSGITLPDAQLSFKTFGTLNDDKSNVIVYPTWYSGWHTDNEWLVGTDKSALNPDKWFIVIPNMLGNGVSSSPSNTPMPYDRSRFPHVSVLDQVAAQHKLLTEHFGIAKIALVTGWSMGAGQTYQWAVSHPEMVERAAPFCGSSVTAPHNKVFLESLWTALMADAIFDDGDYSPDRPPVKGLQAFARIYAGWGFSQAFYWAEEWRKMGYTSYEDFRFGFWERFFRDRDPNNLIALLRTWHAADVGATPGFDGDTQAALRSIRCPLLAMPGEKDLYFPPEDEKWASQFIEHGEVLVIPGIWGHFAGGGANPVDIAFIDEAIAGLLDRPGLSDM comes from the coding sequence ATGCCGGCACCCACCGATGCGGAGTCATTCGCGCTGGGCGACTTCACGCTGCAGTCGGGGATCACCTTGCCTGACGCGCAACTCAGCTTCAAGACCTTCGGCACACTCAACGACGACAAGAGCAACGTCATCGTCTATCCCACCTGGTATTCGGGATGGCACACCGACAACGAGTGGCTCGTGGGCACCGACAAGTCGGCGCTGAATCCGGACAAGTGGTTCATCGTCATCCCGAACATGCTGGGCAATGGTGTCTCCTCGTCGCCGTCGAACACGCCGATGCCCTACGACCGGTCCCGATTCCCGCATGTCAGTGTCCTGGATCAGGTTGCCGCACAGCACAAACTGCTCACCGAGCACTTCGGCATCGCCAAGATCGCATTGGTGACCGGGTGGTCGATGGGTGCCGGACAGACCTACCAGTGGGCGGTCAGCCATCCCGAGATGGTCGAGCGAGCTGCACCGTTCTGCGGGTCCAGTGTCACGGCGCCGCACAACAAAGTCTTCCTGGAATCGCTCTGGACCGCGCTGATGGCCGATGCCATTTTCGACGACGGTGACTACTCGCCGGACCGCCCGCCGGTCAAAGGGCTGCAGGCGTTCGCGCGGATCTACGCTGGGTGGGGCTTCTCGCAGGCGTTCTACTGGGCCGAGGAATGGCGGAAGATGGGATACACCTCGTACGAGGACTTCCGATTCGGCTTCTGGGAGCGGTTCTTTCGAGATCGCGACCCCAACAATCTGATCGCACTGCTCCGTACCTGGCACGCCGCGGACGTCGGCGCGACGCCGGGATTCGACGGTGACACCCAGGCTGCGCTGCGATCGATCCGTTGTCCGCTGCTCGCCATGCCAGGCGAGAAGGACCTCTATTTCCCGCCCGAAGACGAGAAGTGGGCGAGCCAGTTCATCGAGCATGGCGAGGTTCTCGTCATCCCCGGCATCTGGGGGCATTTCGCCGGTGGCGGAGCGAATCCGGTCGACATCGCTTTCATCGACGAAGCGATCGCCGGCCTGCTCGATCGCCCGGGGCTGTCCGACATGTGA
- the pgl gene encoding 6-phosphogluconolactonase, translating into MSVETLVFDAKDELVSTAARRFVDLVTAAQRDRGVASVVLTGGSNGIAILAELAADSGSIDWSRVDIYWGDDRFVPADDSERNYGQAVGALLNSVPVDPDRVHPMAPSDGPLGDDIDAAAADYAAVLAANSADGVAPNFDLHLLGMGGEGHINSLFPHTAATAETVKSVVAVEDSPKPPPRRITLTLPVVNRSRAVWFLVAGADKAEAVAAAHAGADPADWPCAGAHGTEETIWFLDDGAASTLPG; encoded by the coding sequence ATGTCCGTCGAAACACTCGTCTTCGACGCCAAGGACGAGCTGGTGTCCACCGCGGCACGCAGATTCGTCGACCTCGTCACCGCCGCCCAGCGTGACCGCGGTGTCGCGAGCGTGGTGCTCACCGGCGGCAGCAACGGCATCGCGATCCTCGCCGAACTCGCCGCCGACAGCGGCAGCATCGACTGGTCGCGGGTCGACATCTATTGGGGGGACGATCGTTTCGTCCCCGCCGATGATTCGGAACGCAATTACGGCCAGGCCGTAGGGGCGCTGCTGAACTCGGTCCCCGTCGATCCCGACCGGGTACATCCGATGGCACCGTCCGACGGTCCGCTCGGTGACGACATCGACGCCGCCGCGGCCGACTACGCCGCCGTTCTGGCCGCGAACTCCGCCGACGGGGTGGCGCCCAACTTCGATCTACATCTGCTCGGCATGGGCGGCGAAGGCCACATCAACTCGTTGTTCCCCCACACCGCGGCCACCGCTGAGACCGTCAAGTCGGTTGTGGCGGTTGAGGACTCACCCAAGCCGCCGCCACGCCGAATCACCCTGACGCTGCCCGTGGTCAATCGCAGCCGCGCCGTGTGGTTCCTGGTCGCGGGTGCCGACAAGGCCGAGGCCGTGGCCGCCGCACACGCGGGAGCCGATCCGGCGGACTGGCCGTGCGCGGGAGCCCACGGCACCGAAGAGACCATCTGGTTCCTCGACGACGGGGCGGCATCGACGCTGCCCGGCTGA
- the ppc gene encoding phosphoenolpyruvate carboxylase, whose translation MSQSVPSRGAPAWRPSISIVDHITVDDEGRALTEPLREDIRLLGGLLGDVIREHSGDEVFELVEAARVAAFRIRRNEIDRGELADMFSGVSLDVVMPVIRAFSNFALLANLAEDIHRERRRAIHLRAGDPPQDSSLAATYTKLAEAGLDDEQVGRALADATVVPVITAHPTETRRRSVFEAQNRITELMRYRSRSELTPAEDDVVIKAIRRQILTLWQTALIRLERLTIQDEIRSGLRYYDASFFDVVPKINTSVRASLRAAYPDAGLADDPMIRMGSWIGGDRDGNPFVTDEIVEMATTLAARTAIGHHLSELHKLAEELSMSTRLMDPGEALYELAGVPADDPKADEPFRLALRHIRSRLATTATEMFGEEVMKAADLFLVNGKPAYADAAELLADLDVIDAALRHGKDDILADDRLLTLRESVRTFGFNLSGLDMRQNSDMHEEVIAELLAWAGVHPDYASLDEDERVAILSEELQKRRPLTRPDADLSELAVKELGIVRAAARAVATFGPQAVPNYIISMCTSVSDMLEPMILLKEAGLIDIDAESGTLTSTVRIVPLFETIEDLQQGATTLLAALDLPFYRGLVDSQAGMQEIMLGYSDSNKDGGYMAANWALYRGELDLVEAAAKAGIRLRLFHGRGGTVGRGGGPSYDAILAQPPGAVQGSLRITEQGEIIAAKYAEPVSAERNLETLLAATIESSLLDVEGLGDDSEDAYAIMDELAALARSAYSKLVHDTPGFVEYFTTSTPLSEIGALNIGSRPASRKQTEKISDLRAIPWVLSWTQSRAMLPGWYGTGSAFAEWIGDSDDRLATLQRYYTEWPFFRSVMSNMAQVLAKSDMNLAHRYAQLVPDEELRDKVFGMIVGEHERTIAMYSKITGTDDLLADNAALKRSVYNRFPYLEPLNLLQVELLRRFRAGDDEPRIRRGIQLTMNGLATALRNSG comes from the coding sequence ATGAGCCAATCCGTTCCCTCCCGGGGTGCCCCGGCGTGGCGTCCGTCCATCTCGATCGTCGATCACATCACCGTCGACGACGAAGGTCGCGCCCTCACCGAACCGCTACGTGAGGACATCCGTCTCCTCGGCGGGCTGCTGGGGGACGTGATCCGGGAACACTCCGGGGACGAGGTCTTCGAACTCGTGGAGGCGGCCCGCGTCGCGGCCTTCCGGATTCGTCGCAACGAGATCGATCGCGGTGAGCTCGCCGACATGTTCTCCGGGGTGAGCCTCGACGTCGTGATGCCGGTGATCCGTGCATTCTCCAACTTCGCGCTGCTGGCCAATCTGGCCGAGGACATCCATCGTGAGCGGCGGCGCGCCATTCACCTGCGGGCCGGGGATCCACCGCAGGACAGCAGCCTGGCGGCCACCTACACCAAACTCGCCGAGGCCGGCCTCGACGACGAGCAGGTGGGCCGCGCCCTCGCGGACGCCACAGTGGTTCCGGTGATCACCGCCCATCCCACCGAGACCCGTCGCCGTTCGGTGTTCGAGGCGCAGAACCGGATCACCGAACTCATGCGGTACCGGTCGCGTTCGGAGCTGACCCCGGCCGAGGACGACGTCGTCATCAAAGCCATTCGGCGCCAGATCCTCACGCTGTGGCAGACCGCGCTGATCCGGCTCGAACGCCTGACCATTCAGGACGAGATCCGTTCGGGACTGCGCTATTACGACGCGTCCTTCTTCGACGTCGTGCCCAAGATCAACACCTCGGTGCGTGCGTCGCTGCGGGCTGCCTACCCCGATGCGGGGCTCGCCGACGACCCGATGATCCGGATGGGATCGTGGATCGGCGGCGACCGCGACGGCAATCCGTTCGTCACCGACGAGATCGTGGAGATGGCCACCACTCTCGCCGCGCGCACCGCGATCGGTCACCATCTGTCGGAGCTGCACAAGCTCGCCGAGGAACTGAGCATGTCGACGCGCCTGATGGATCCGGGTGAGGCGCTCTATGAACTCGCCGGAGTGCCGGCCGACGACCCCAAGGCGGATGAACCGTTCCGTCTTGCGTTGCGCCACATACGCTCCCGGCTGGCCACCACCGCGACCGAGATGTTCGGTGAGGAGGTGATGAAGGCGGCGGACCTGTTTCTGGTGAACGGCAAACCCGCCTACGCCGACGCTGCCGAACTCCTCGCCGACCTCGACGTGATCGACGCCGCGCTGCGGCACGGCAAGGACGACATCCTCGCCGACGACCGTCTGCTCACGCTGCGAGAATCGGTGCGCACCTTCGGATTCAACCTGTCCGGGTTGGACATGCGGCAGAACTCGGATATGCACGAGGAGGTGATCGCCGAACTGCTCGCCTGGGCCGGGGTACACCCCGACTATGCGTCCCTCGACGAGGATGAGCGGGTGGCGATCCTGTCGGAGGAACTGCAGAAGCGCCGGCCGCTGACCCGTCCGGACGCCGATCTCAGCGAGCTGGCGGTCAAGGAGCTCGGCATCGTGCGGGCTGCCGCCCGCGCCGTCGCCACCTTTGGCCCGCAGGCCGTGCCGAACTACATCATCAGCATGTGTACCTCGGTGAGTGACATGCTCGAGCCGATGATCCTGCTCAAGGAAGCGGGTCTGATCGACATCGACGCCGAGAGCGGCACGCTGACCTCGACGGTGCGCATCGTGCCGCTGTTCGAAACCATCGAGGACCTCCAGCAGGGCGCCACCACGCTGCTCGCCGCGCTGGACCTGCCGTTCTACCGGGGGCTCGTCGACTCCCAGGCGGGCATGCAGGAGATCATGCTCGGCTATTCCGATTCCAACAAGGACGGCGGCTACATGGCCGCCAACTGGGCGCTCTACCGCGGCGAACTCGACCTGGTGGAGGCGGCCGCGAAGGCGGGAATCCGGTTGCGGCTCTTCCACGGTCGCGGCGGCACCGTCGGCCGGGGTGGTGGCCCGAGCTATGACGCGATCCTGGCGCAGCCGCCCGGCGCGGTGCAGGGGTCGCTGCGCATCACCGAGCAGGGCGAGATCATCGCCGCCAAATATGCCGAACCGGTGAGCGCCGAACGCAATCTGGAGACCCTGCTCGCGGCCACCATCGAGTCGTCGCTGCTCGATGTCGAGGGCCTCGGTGACGACTCCGAGGACGCTTACGCGATTATGGATGAGCTTGCCGCCCTTGCCCGTTCGGCGTATAGCAAGCTGGTACACGACACCCCGGGCTTCGTCGAGTACTTCACGACGTCGACCCCGCTGTCGGAGATCGGTGCCCTCAACATCGGCAGCCGCCCCGCCTCGCGCAAGCAGACCGAGAAGATCTCCGACCTGCGCGCCATCCCGTGGGTGCTGTCCTGGACACAGTCGCGCGCCATGCTCCCCGGCTGGTACGGAACGGGCTCGGCCTTCGCCGAGTGGATCGGCGACTCCGACGACCGGCTCGCCACCCTGCAGCGCTACTACACCGAATGGCCCTTCTTCCGATCCGTCATGTCGAACATGGCGCAGGTGCTGGCCAAATCCGATATGAACCTCGCTCATCGCTACGCCCAGCTCGTTCCGGATGAAGAACTGCGCGACAAGGTCTTCGGCATGATCGTCGGCGAACACGAACGCACCATCGCGATGTATTCGAAGATCACCGGAACCGACGACCTGCTCGCCGACAACGCGGCACTGAAACGCTCTGTCTACAACCGCTTCCCGTACCTCGAGCCACTCAATCTGCTGCAGGTCGAGCTGCTGCGGCGCTTCCGCGCCGGTGACGACGAGCCGCGGATTCGGCGCGGCATACAGCTGACGATGAATGGTCTGGCGACGGCATTGCGCAACAGCGGGTAG
- the tal gene encoding transaldolase, producing MTQNQNLAELSAAGVSVWLDDLSRDLIASGDLADLIATKSVVGVTTNPSIFQAALSKGNSYDAQVNELAARGADVDATIRTVTTDDVRNACDVLAPVFEESNGVDGRVSIEVDPRLAHDTDGTVAQAIELWKIVDRPNLLIKIPATKAGLPAITKVLAEGISVNVTLIFSVERYKEVMDAYLDGLDAAALAGHDLSTIHSVASFFVSRVDTEVDKRLDAIGTPEALELRGKAALANARLAYQAYQEIFEVESRFPDLLAQGARPQRALWASTGVKNPDYPDTLYVSELVAPNTVNTMPGKTMDAFADHGWVNTGSIVGLGQESQAVFDAIAALGVDFADVFEVLESEGVSKFEDAWNDLLTATAEQLAAAKG from the coding sequence GTGACCCAGAACCAGAATCTCGCCGAACTGTCCGCTGCCGGAGTGTCGGTGTGGCTCGACGATCTGTCGCGCGACCTGATCGCCTCCGGCGACCTGGCCGACCTCATCGCGACCAAATCGGTGGTCGGGGTGACCACCAACCCGTCGATCTTCCAGGCAGCGCTGTCGAAGGGCAACAGCTACGACGCCCAGGTCAACGAGCTCGCCGCACGCGGTGCCGACGTGGATGCCACCATTCGCACCGTCACCACCGATGACGTCCGCAACGCCTGTGATGTCCTCGCCCCGGTCTTCGAGGAGTCGAACGGCGTCGACGGCCGCGTGTCCATCGAGGTCGATCCGCGCCTGGCGCACGATACCGACGGCACCGTCGCGCAGGCGATCGAGCTGTGGAAGATCGTGGACCGGCCCAACCTGCTGATCAAGATCCCGGCCACCAAGGCGGGCCTGCCCGCGATCACCAAGGTGCTCGCCGAGGGCATCAGCGTCAATGTCACCCTGATCTTCTCGGTGGAGCGCTACAAGGAGGTCATGGACGCCTACCTCGACGGCCTCGACGCCGCCGCCCTCGCGGGACACGACCTGTCGACCATCCACTCGGTCGCCTCGTTCTTCGTCTCGCGGGTGGACACCGAGGTGGACAAGCGCCTCGACGCCATCGGCACCCCGGAGGCCCTGGAACTGCGCGGCAAGGCGGCGCTGGCCAACGCGCGGCTGGCCTATCAGGCCTACCAGGAGATCTTCGAGGTGGAGTCACGCTTCCCCGATCTGCTGGCCCAGGGCGCACGGCCGCAGCGCGCACTGTGGGCGTCGACCGGCGTCAAGAACCCCGACTACCCCGACACTCTGTATGTGAGTGAACTGGTGGCGCCCAACACGGTCAACACCATGCCCGGCAAGACCATGGACGCCTTCGCCGACCACGGTTGGGTCAACACCGGTTCGATCGTCGGACTCGGACAGGAATCGCAGGCCGTCTTCGACGCGATCGCCGCGCTCGGCGTCGACTTCGCGGACGTCTTCGAGGTTCTCGAGAGCGAGGGCGTCAGCAAATTCGAGGATGCCTGGAACGATCTGCTGACCGCGACCGCCGAACAGCTCGCCGCCGCGAAGGGCTGA
- a CDS encoding glucose-6-phosphate dehydrogenase assembly protein OpcA, which translates to MIVELPDTSTNDVAKKIVEVRESGGAVSLGRVLTLVVCADHGEPTEGAIEGAIGASREHPSRVIVVSRGERSEDSRLDAEIRVGGDAGASEVVILSLSGELADHPHSVVTPFLLPDTPVVTWWPGAAPEDPAADPIGQLGRRRILDATRSAHPETVLARRLATYSPGDTDLAWTRITHWRAILASAVDRPPHTAITSVEVTGQQVAPSVDLLAGWLRATLGVPVYRRVGSFEVRVHREEGPTILAVDENNNAIITAPGKPDGRVAMMHRDLPMCLIEELRRLDSDEVYAEALRGVTEIIVEGVA; encoded by the coding sequence ATGATCGTCGAACTGCCGGACACCTCCACCAACGACGTCGCCAAGAAGATCGTCGAGGTCCGCGAATCCGGCGGTGCGGTGAGCCTCGGCCGGGTCCTCACCCTGGTGGTGTGCGCCGATCACGGCGAGCCGACCGAGGGCGCCATCGAAGGTGCCATCGGTGCGAGCCGGGAACACCCGAGTCGCGTGATCGTGGTCTCCCGCGGTGAGCGATCCGAGGACAGCCGGCTCGACGCGGAGATCCGCGTGGGAGGCGACGCGGGCGCCTCGGAGGTCGTGATCCTCTCGCTCTCCGGCGAACTCGCCGATCATCCGCACAGCGTCGTCACGCCGTTCCTGCTGCCGGACACCCCGGTGGTCACGTGGTGGCCGGGTGCCGCGCCGGAGGATCCGGCCGCCGATCCCATCGGTCAGCTCGGCCGGCGACGAATCCTCGACGCCACCAGATCCGCGCATCCCGAGACCGTGCTCGCCCGGCGGCTGGCCACCTACTCCCCCGGCGACACCGACCTCGCCTGGACCCGTATCACGCACTGGCGCGCCATTCTCGCGTCGGCGGTGGATCGTCCGCCGCATACGGCGATCACCAGCGTCGAGGTCACCGGCCAGCAGGTCGCGCCGTCGGTGGACCTGCTCGCCGGCTGGTTGCGCGCCACCCTCGGGGTGCCGGTGTATCGCCGGGTCGGCAGCTTCGAGGTGCGGGTCCATCGGGAGGAGGGTCCGACGATCCTCGCGGTCGACGAGAACAACAACGCCATCATCACCGCACCGGGCAAGCCGGACGGTCGAGTCGCGATGATGCACCGCGACCTGCCGATGTGCCTGATCGAAGAATTGCGGCGCCTCGACAGCGACGAGGTGTACGCCGAGGCACTGCGCGGAGTCACCGAGATCATCGTCGAAGGAGTTGCCTGA